ACCCCCGGTGTTTTAGCGGCACGGGAAATCCTGTTTGATTTACAAGAAATTCAAGACCATGAAGTTCTGGATGTGTTCAGACGCAGTTGGGTTCCCTTGCATTTGGAATATATTGTTGGGGTTGATCGCTTATTTGAATTAGCAAACACTGATCCTGTGATGGCATCTTCCCTTGAAGGCCAGACTCGTGAGGTGCAGGACGGGCTTGCCATAAAATGGGCCATGGATCAAAGGCGTGATCTTTTCATTTCCAGAAAATGGGATGAATTGGAAACAAATTTAAATACCGCGGGCATGGGTTTGGCACAGGCAACGCCAGAACAACTGAAAGCTTACGCATCCTTCATAAGGAGATACCTGTCAGAAATTAAAAAAATAAATATGGCCCAAAGACTGACTCCCGTTGAAACATATTTGAGTGACCTTTTATCGCAAGTGATTGAACTTATCCCACCCAATGAAGGGCCTTCGGGTTTGGAGCCCCCCGAGCCTGTTCGAGCCACTCAAGTTGCAGCTCCTGAAGCGGGGGCGCCTTTGGTGGGTTCCGGAGGAAAGACATCTTCTATGGCTTTCTTAGCTTCTTTGCCTTTATTAGAACCTCTTTCCCTTGGAGCGCAAGCCCTGGCAGAAAACACAGTTGCAGAAACGCCAAAAAAACCTCATGCTCTTTCGAAATATGCCGTAAGAAGTGCTCGCCCTGTTCTTGGGGCTCGTTCCATGAGAGGGTATTCTCTTCGGGCCCCTCATTTTACTCCCCATACATGGCGTGCTATGCCCCGGCTTTTTGCAAAGCCTTAAACAGGCCATTCTTGACATTCATTTTCTTTAGGCCTAACTCTTTGGTTCTATGGCCCTTCAGGAAAAGCCCAAGATATTGGTTGTGGAAGATGAGGGTATTGTGGCCATGGACTTGTCCCAAAATCTTGTCAAGCTGGCCTATAATGTCGTGGGTGTTTGCTCCACAGCAGAAGATGCCCTAAGTAAAGTCGCCGAGCTTAAACCCGACCTTGTTTTACTCGATATCAAGCTTAAAGGGGTGATGGACGGAATTAATGCCGCAAGGATTATCCGTGCCGAATTTAACATCCCCGTTGTGTTTCTTACCTCTTATTCCGACCAAACCACGATGGATCGGGCTAAAGAAACCGAACCCTTCGGTTATATTTTAAAGCCCTATGATCAAAGGGAACTCTTTGCCACCATTGAAATTGCCCTTTATAAAAATCGCGGTGAAAAACGGCTTAAAGAAGACAATCAAAACCTGGAACGTCTTTCAAAAGTGAAAACAGAGTTCACATCGATGGTCTCCCATGAGCTGCGGACGCCACTCAGCGCCATTAAAGAGGGCATTAATATTGTCCTTGATGAAATTGACGGCCCCATCAACACCCTGCAACGGGAAACACTCACCATTACCAAGGAAAGTGTGGAAAGGCTGACCCGGCTTATTAACCATGTGCTGGATTATTCAAAGTTCGAAGCGGGAAAAATGGAGTTGTTTTTCAAAGAACTTGTCATGAATGATCTTGTCACTTCGGTTTATAAATCGATGTTACCTGCGGCAAAAAAGAAAAATATCAGCATGAAACTTGAAATTCCCCAAAATGTGGTAAAGCTTAGTTGCGATGAAGATAAGATAAAACAGGTTATCGTTAATCTTATTGATAATGCCATTCGGTTTAGCTTTGAAAAAGGTTCCATCATTATCAAACTTGAAGAGGATCCGGACTGGGTTCTTGTTCGTGTAAAAGATGATGGCGTTGGGATTCCCTTGGAGCATCAAGATCGTATTTTTGAAATGTATGAGCAGGTGCATCATGAAGGACTTTGGAAAACAGGAGGGTCCGGTTTGGGCTTGGCCCTTTGCCGACAAATTCTTTTAAAGCACAAGGGATTTATTGAAGTTGAAAGTATCTCTGATCAGGGCAGCGAATTTACTGTTCGTTTGCCCATCATTCCAAACAGTTAAATATTTTTCAGGCTGTTGAGAAAGGTTCAGATGTGTGATTCGACAAGGGAGAGAAGTTCGGATGATTCGTAGGGTTTTGTCATGAATTCCTTGGCTCCAAGATATTTCACATAATCGACAACTTCCCTGTTACTCACTCCACTTAAGACAATGACCGGGGGCGTGTTGGGTTCTGTATCTAAATCTCTGGCATATTTTAAAAATGCCGTTCCGTCTGTTTTTTGAAAGGCCAGGTCTAAAATGACAAGATCCGGTCGATTTTTTTTGAACGTTTCCAAAGCTTCTTCTACAGAAGAAGCCAGACGACAAGAATATCCATTGGCGTGAAGTCGCTTGGTGAGCATGCTTTGAAGCGCCGGATCGTCATCGACGATGAGAATTTCTTTTTTTGTTCTCATAGAGGGGAGATGACATAAGAAAAACCTTTTTGCAAGGTTCTAGAATGATGCAGAGCGTTAGAAAATAGATACGGTTGCCTTCAATCTGGATTGGCCCGCCGAGCCATAGCCCAACGGGCGAAGGCTGGTGGAGACGAGCGGGATCGAACCGCCGACCTCTTGAATGCCATTCAAGCGCTCTCCCAAACTGAGCTACGTCCCCGATAAAAAAAACAATTTGTACCCCCAAATGGTTGTCGCTTGACGCGCCAACCACTTCCTCGTGCGCCGCTTACGCCATGCTCCTCGGTCGCTGAGCTACGTCCCCGAAATTTTTGCGCAGCGAAAATTTCCCTCTATTTTTCCATGCTATTTTCCAGTGCGCAAAAATTAGAAAATGGCATGAGTTAATAGAAAATAGAGGTTTTAGGAACTTGGCTTCCTATCCTGAGGTTCCTGTTTTGTCAAATAGGAACACTATTACTTTATCTGTCTTATCTTTTTAACTTTTGAGCCGCTTCCAGTAGGCATTTTTCTGTGCTTTCCCAACCCATGCATTTGTCGGTGACTGAAACACCATATTTAAGCTGGGATAAGTCTTCCGGAATGTTCTGGGTTCCTTCAAAAAGAAAGCTTTCCATCATAAAACCCACAATGGACTGGTTGCCGTTCTTGATTTGGGCGATACAGTCCTCCAAAACCCTGGGTTGCAAAGTGTGGTCCTTGTTTGAATTGTCGTGGGAGCAATCAACCACTATGTTTTTACGCAGGCCGTTGGCTTCCAACTCCTTTTCGCAAGCGGCAATGCTGGCCGCATCATAATTGGGCTTGCCGTTTCCGCCGCGCAAAACAATGTGGGCATACTTATTCCCCTTGGTTGAGAATTTGGAAATTTTCCCGGCCTGGTTAATTCCCAAAAAATGATGGGGCATGCGTACCGATTTTAAGGCATTGATGGCAATTTTAATGCTGCCATCCGTTCCGTTTTTAATGCCCACGGGCATGGAGAGCCCGCTGGCCATTTCGCGATGGGTTTGGGATTCTGTCGTGCGGGCCCCAATGGCCGACCAGCTGATAAGCTCGGCCAAATACTGAGGTGTGATGGGGTCGAGGGCTTCGGTGGCGGTGGCCAGCCCCATGCTGTTTAGTTTTAGTAAAAGTTTGCGGGCAATTTTGATCCCTTTTTCAAGATGAAAGGAATCATCCAGATAAGGGTCATTAATAAGGCCTTTCCAGCCCACAGTGGTGCGCGGTTTTTCAAAGTAAACACGCATGGCCAACAAAAAGGTGTTTTCCACTTTTTTTGCGAGCTCTTTTAATTTTTCGGCATATTCAATGGCGGCCTTTGTGTCGTGAATGGAGCAGGGGCCCACCACAATGAAATGGCGTTTGTCTTTTCCATCCAGAATGTCCTGAATGGCCGTGCGGCTTTTTAAAACATGGTCGAGCACCTTCTTTGTGGCAGGGAGGAGTTTTTTGACTTCAGCCGGCGTAGGGATGGGCTCAAATCCGGAGATATTTGTATTAATAACGAGACGGTCTTGGTTCATAAGATTGTGTAGGGGCGATTCATGAATCGCCCTTACCCTATTTACGCTTTCTTCACCACTTCCTGCCATTTCTTCTTTAAACTTTCTCGTTTGGCTTTGGGGATTTGTGGTTCAAAAATATGGTCCTGTTTCCATGATTGTCTGATTTCTTCCTGTGATTTCCATAGGCCAACGCCCAAGCCGGCGAGAAAGGCGGCACCCAATGCTGTTGTTTCAATGGTTTGCGGGCGGACAATTTTGGTGCCCAAGATATCAGCCTGAAACTGCATCATCAAGTTGTTTGCACAGGCTCCCCCGTCTACTTTGAGGGCTTTGCATTTTTTGCCGGAATCTTTTTGCATAATCTCCAGAATATCGAGTTGCTGAAAGGCAATGCCTTCCAATGTGGCTCTGGCCAAATGGGCCTTGGTGGCCCCCCGGGTAAGCCCGCAAATCATCCCTCGTGCATGGGGGTTCCAGTAAGGCGCTCCCAAACCTGCCAGGGCGGGGACAAAATAGACGCCGCCATTATCAGGGACGGAGGCGGCCAGGTTTTCAATTTCGGAAGAACTATTAATGATCTTAAGCCCGTCACGCAGCCATTGAACAGCGGCTCCGGCAATAAATGAAGAGCCTTCCAAGGCATAGGTAATTTTGTTCCCCAGTTGCCAGGCCACACTGGTCAATAAACCTTTTTTTGAATAAACGGGTTTGGTCCCCACATTCATTAATAAAAAGGAGCCGGTGCCATAGGTGCATTTGGCTTCGCCCACATCAAAACAGGCCTGGCCAAAAAGGGCTGATTGTTGATCGCCGGCCATGCCTGAAATGGGGATGCCATCCGGAAGCCCGGGAACATTTTTGGTAACTCCAAAAGGGGAGGCATTGGGTTTTATTTCAGGAAGAAGGGAGGAAGGAATCCCAAAGAGTTTTAACAATTCTTCATCCCATTTGAGAGTTTTTAAATTTAATAAAAGAGTACGACAGGCATTGGATGGATCGGTGGCATGGGAAGCCCCGTTGGTTAGTTTCCATAAAAGCCAGGTGTCAATGGTGCCAAAGGCAAGATGGCCCTCAAGAGCTTCTTTTTTGGCGCCGGGGACATTATCTAAAAGCCACCGGATTTTTGTGCCTGAAAAATAAGGATCAAGCACCAAACCTGTTTTGGAACGCACTTTGGGGGCCTTGCCCTGTTTTTTAAGTTTTTCGCAAAACGGGGCTGTACGCCGGTCCTGCCATACAATGGAGCGATGGATGGGGGTGTGTGTATGCCTGTTCCAAATGGTGGTGGTTTCTCGTTGGTTGGTAATGCCGATGCAGGCGATGCGGTTTCCGTCAATGCTGGCCAATTGCAGGGCTTCCCCGATCGTTTTGGTGGTTGAGGCCCATATTTCTTCGGCATCGTGTTCCACCCAACCCGGTTGTGGATAGTGTTGGGTAAACTCATTATTCTTTTTGGCCAGCAAGTTAAGATGCTTGTCCAAAATCAAGACAGTGGTTCCTGTGGTGCCTTGGTCGATGGATAGGATGAGGTCGTTCATGGTTAGTTATGAGTTATGGGTTATGAGTTATGAGTTAGGAGACAACATTCCCCGTTTTTCTCATAACTCCTAACTCATAACTCATCTTCTATTTCAAACAAATCTTCCAAAAAAATCGGCAACTTTTTTTGCCACCAGCTCTCTTTCAGTGTCAATGGTGATAATGTGATACGAATTTTCCAGCGTGACCATTTCACATATCGGTGAAGAAACAAGGGATGCCATAAGCCCCATCGATCCATAAGGGGCTGTATGATCGTGTCGTGAATGCATCAGCAAAAGAGGGTGTTTTAATCTTGAAAGTTCGGAACGTAGTTTGTCCTGCAGATCCATCAAGCTTGAAACGCAAGAAAGGGGCATGAGGTGATAGGACCAAAAATTGGATTTGGCTTCCTCGTCTTTGACATCAATGGTGTATTTTTTTTGATATTTCCAAAAAATACGGGCAGGAGAAAGCCGGACAAGGGGCAGGGCAAGCCTGATCCATAATTGCAAATAGAGCGGGGTTGCCAGACAGCTGATGGCGGAAATTATTTTTGGGTAATCGATGGCCAGCTTCAGACTTAAAAGCCCTCCCATGGAAAGACCGGCCACAAATATTTTTTCATGATTTTTGTTTAAAGTTTTAAGCGCCGCTTGAGCGGATGTGTACCAGTGTTTCCAATCTGTTTGTGCCAATTGTTCCGGGGTTGTTCCATGCCCGGCCAAAAGAGGGGCCATCACGGTAAAACCATGGCTGTGTAAAGTGTTGGCCAGGGGACGTATGCTGTCCGGAGTCCCTGTAAAACCATGCAAGAGGAGGACGGCGGCTTTGTTGGTTCCTTTTTTAAAGATGGGGTCAATTTGTGGATTCTGCGACATGTGGGGGGATGGTTATCAAATTTTGGATTGACTCGACAAGGATAATTTCCTTTGACAGATCATGGGTCAGGGGTGATAGGAGGGCAGTCTTATGGACTTAAGAGAAATCGTTCTTCCTTTTGGGCACGAAATTGAACGCCTTGAAAAGGTGATTCGCAGCCATTTGAATTCAAACGTCCCCTTTGTCGGAAGTGTGGTGGAATACGTTATTCAAAATGGGGGGAAACGTTTGCGTCCGGTGCTTACCCTTATTTCGGCACGACTTTCAAGTTATCAAGGGAGTGAATCCTTATCGATTGGAGCGGCCATTGAATTTATGCACACGGCTTCTTTGTTGCACGATGATGTATTGGACAATGCCACTCTTCGCCGGGGCCGGGCCACCATCAATAAGAAATGGGGAAATCATGTAAGTGTTTTGGTGGGCGATTTTTTTTATTGTCGCGCCATGGATATTTTGGTGAAACATGGCGATTTGCGCATTTTACGTGTGGTGACCGATGCGGTGACCAGTTTGACTGAAGGCGAAATTTTAGAAATTATCAAAACCAATGACCCCACCCTTAAAGAAGAAGAATATTTAAAAATTATCACAGGGAAAACAGCTGAACTTATCGCAGCTGCCTGTCAAGCCGGGGCTATTATGGGGAAACTTTCCGGAGAATTTGAGCAAGCCCTGCGCCAGTATGGGCTTTGTTTGGGGATTGCCTTCCAACTCGTCGATGATGTTTTGGACTATACAGCGCAGGAAGAAGAATTCGGAAAGATAAACGGCACCGATTTAAAAGAGGGGAAACTAACGCTTCCCTTATTATTGGCTTTGAAACGCTGCAATGAAGAAGAAACCATTTTGGTTAAAAATGCCCTGGTGGCCGAATCAATCAATGCCGACGTTTTCAAAACCATTTTTGGCATTATCCACAAATATGAAGGGGTGCGTGACACTCTGAGCCTGGCCCAAAATTATGTGGAACGAGCCAAGAAAAGTCTCGATCCTTTCCGCCCTTCCTTAGAGAAAGACAGTCTTTGCGCATTGGCTGATTATGTCTTGATGAGGAAGAATTGATCCTTCGACTCAAACTCGGCCCCTTGGGGCCGAAACAAAAAATAGATCAAAACTCGGGGGCTTGCCCCCGAGTTTTTCATTCTTTTTGTGGATCTTTTTTTTAAGCAGGCCTTACAATTTCCATTTTCTCGTTTTCTATTAATCTTTTAAAATGTTCAAAATTCCAGGTCGCCAATTTTTGGACTTTCTTTTTAAGCCCGGCTTGAAAGATGAGCGCATCGTAAATGGCGCCACTTCTTAAATTAAGTCTTTTTACTTTCCAAATTGCCTTTAAGTAGTCTGTCGAGGATAAAGCCACTGTTTTGAAATGGGCTTTGATATTTTTTTGGATCAAATCGACAGCCAGCGCTGGAGAGATGGAAGGTTTGATGGGGTAAGCGGTGAGGGCGGCATAGCATTCGGCCAAGCCATGGCATGACACATACCCTTCTTCTTTTTTATCGCGCATTCTTTCGAGAAATTTAAGGGAGGGCCCATGATGAACATGATTCTCGATGAAGCTGGCTACCAGGACGGAAGTGTCAAGAAGGATGGACAAGTTTATAGATCCTTTCTTCCCTTATTTTGTTGATGATTTCGGTTTCATCAGACGGTGCTTGGTTCCCCTCAGGGCAAACAACCAAAAAGCCCTTCTTATTTTTTATTTTGGGGTTTTCATCGAGAGGTTCCAGGACAATGGTGTTTTTTGTTTCCACAATTTTAAACTGAGCCCCTCCCCGAAGTCCAAAATGCTTACGGATCTCTTGCGGAATAACAACCCTCCCTGCGGAATCCATGGGAATTTTTAGAGTGGCAGTATTCATGGGAAAAAGTTTAAATGACTTAATGCCATAAGTCAATGGTATTATATGATGGTATTAAAATATGGTATGGCTGTAGGGACAATCCTAGGATTGTCCCTACAAGAAATTATTGGTTAATCCTTATTGTCACCGGAATTCATCTAAGGTAATAATCCAAACTTCCTATGCAAGATTATTTAAATTCAGCCAATGCCGCTTATATCGACACTCTCTTTGATGAATATCAAAATAATCCCGAACAACTCGATCCCACCTGGAAATCATTTTTTGACGGGCTTTCCTTTTGCGAAGACAAGCCCGAGGTTATTCATACCGAAGGTGAACTTCATGACCGCCTTGAATTTGAAGTGAAGGTTCTCAAACTCATCCAGGCCTATCGCGATTTTGGTTATGTCATTGCCGATATCAACCCGCTTGAACGTAATCCGCGGACCCATCCGCTGCTCCATTTGGGTGCATTCGGGTTAAATGAATCTGATTTTGATCGTGAATGCCGGGTGGGGGCTTATTTTGGGCTTGGCGTTCGTCGTTTGGATGAAATTTTATACCTACTTAAACAGGCCTATTGTTCTCCGGTTACCGTAGAATTAAGTCATATCGATGATCCTTATTGCCGTGAGTGGATCCAAAAAAAGGTTGAATCAAAAATCCTGCTTCAACCCATCCTTCCCGATTTGCAGAAGAAGGTGTTGAAAAAGCTAACGGAAGCCGAGGTCTTTGAAAATTTTATTCACAAAAACTTCATTGGTCAAAAAAGATTTTCCATTGAGGGAACCGATGCCCTCATTCCCATGCTTGACTATTTGATTGAGTATGCGGCCAACCGGGGGGCGGATGAAATTATTTTGTGCATGAGCCATCGAGGGCGTCTGAATGTCTTGGCGAATATTTTTTTAAAAGACTTAAAAGTGATGTTTGCCGAATTTGCCGGCCAGCTTTTGCAAACAAACATTATTTCCGGTGATGGGGATGTGAAATACCACATGGGTTATTCCTCTGAGGTGGCCACCTCAAGGGGGCGTAAGGTTCATTTGTCCCTTTCCCATAATCCAAGCCATTTGGAGGCCGTTAATGCAGTGGCCATGGGGGCCACCCGTTCCAAACAGAAATTGAAAAACGATATCAACAAAACAAGGACAATTGCGGTGATGATCCACGGTGATGCAGCTTTTTCGGGGCAGGGAAGTGTTTATGAACTGTTGACCATGTCGGAGCTGCCCGGTTACACCATTGGTGGAGCGGTTCATATTATTGTCAATAACCAGATTGGTTTTACGACAACACCTGCTGAATATCGTTCGCAACCCCAGGCAACCGATGTAGCCAAGATGCTTGAAATCCCTATTTTCAGGGTTAATGCGGACGAACCCGAGCTAGCCTTGAAATGCATTTCCCTGGCGCTTGATTACCGTTACACGTTTAAACGCGATGTTGTCATTGATCTGTTGGGGTATCGTCGTTACGGACATAACGAATCGGATGAACCCGAGTTTACCCAGCCCGTTGTATACAAGGCCATTAACCAGCATCCACGTGTTCGACAAATTTATGCTGAAAAATTGATTCGGGAAAAAGTGGTAAGTCAGGAAGAGGTTGACGCTCTATTTCAAACTTCCTGGAAGGCTTGTGAAGAAGCGCACCTTGCTTCCAAAAAAGCCAAGGTTCCCCCACCCAAGCAGGCTTTTGGCAAACGATGGACGCATTTAAATTCACCCCCCTTGGGAGAAAAATTTTTCAAGCCTTTAAAAACAGGACTTCCCATAGAAAACTTGATTCAATTGGGAGGGCAGTTGATTCAAATTCCGGCCCGTTTTCATCTTCACAAAAAATTTGAGCGCTTTAATCAGGGCCGCCGTGAGATGTTGGAGGCCAAGAAAGGCCTGGATTTTGGTTTTGCCGAAAGCCTTGCTTTTGCTACTTTGTTAACCGAAGGAATTCCTGTCCGTTTGGTGGGGCAGGATACCCAGCGAGGCACCTTTTCACATCGTCATGCCGTTTTTCATGATATCAACGACGGGCATGAATATACTCCATTGAATCATTTGAAAGCTCGAAGGGCTGACGTTGAAATCATCAATAGCCTTTTGTCAGAATATGCTGCGTTGGGTTTTGAATTTGGACAAAGCCTGGCCAACCCGAACAAGCTCACCCTATGGGAAGCCCAATTTGGCGATTTTGCCAATGGGGCGCAAATCATTATTGACCAGTTTGTGACCAGTTCGGCCATCAAGTGGCAACGTTATAGTGGGCTGGTCATGCTCCTTCCCCATGGTTATGAAGGGCAGGGGTCCGAACATTCCTCAGGGCGCCTGGAAAGATTTTTACAGGCCTGTGCCCAGAATAATATTCAAGTGTGCAATCTGACAACCCCGGCCCAGTATTTTCATGTGCTCAGGCTTCAGATAAAGCGTAAATTCAGACTGCCCCTGATCATCATGACTCCCAAAAGTTTGTTAAGACATTCCCAGGCTTCCTCACCGCTTTCTGATTTGGAAAAGGGAAGTTTTGAGGAGATTATTGACGAGGCTGATAATGAACTTAAAGCCCAAAGAGTCATCTTGTGCAGTGGAAAAATTTATTATGAGTTGATGGCAGAAAGAAAAAATCATCCAAAGAACAAGACCGCGATCATCCGGGTGGAACAGTTTTATCCCTTTCATGAATTAAAAATGAAAGGCATTTTAAAACGGTACAAAAAAACAAAAAAAATTATTTGGTGCCAGGAAGAACCCAAAAACATGGGGGGATTTTATTTCATGAAGAATGTTTTGGAACCTCTGCTTGGATCTTCCGAACTAAAATATGTCGGGCGTTCAGAGAGGGCATCGCCAGCAGATGGACATGTCCATTTACACCAAAAAGAACAGCTTCGGATTGTGAGGGAAGCGTTGGGAATGTAGTGACAATCCTAGGATTGTCACTACTACATGAGGGAAATTTTTTATGAAACATTCAGTCCAAATACCCACTGTTGGAGAATCCATTACCGAAGTTTTTTTGGGAACCTGGAAAAAGAAATCTGGTGACATGGTATCAAAAGGAGACGTCCTCTTAGAAATTGAAACTCAGAAATCCAATTTTGAGCTCGAAGCTGATGCTTCCGGACGTTTGGAAATCATCCATGCCGAGGCCGGTAAAAAAGTGCCGGTGGGGGAAACCATTGCTTATATCGATGATTCGGTTTCAGTAAAAGATGCCAAAGTTGAAAGTGCGGTCCCTTCTTCTTCAAAATCATCGGCCCCTGCGCAAAACGACACAGCTTTAAGTCCCGCTGTAAGAAAAATGGTTGCTGAGAAAGGAATTGATTCTTCCGGCATACAGGGGACTGGCAAGGGAGGGAGATTACTTAAAAGTGATGTTTTAAACTCTTTGGCGGCCCCTGTAAAATCTCTGGTTTCAACAGGTAGTGACAATCCTAGGATTGTCACTACATCCGCGGTGCCCCAAGCCAAACCCATAGCCTATGCTTATCGCCCTGACACCGTACGAGGGGATAAGGTAGAAAAAGCCACGCGCATCCGTTTGCAAATTGCCGAAAACCTGGTGCGAGCCCAGCATACGGCCGCCATTCTTACCACCTTTAACGAAATAGACATGACTTCCTTGTTATCCCTTCGTCATAAATACAAGGAGGATTTCAAAAAGAAGTATGGCACGGGCTTGGGAATGGTTGGTTTTTTTGCCATGGCCTGTGCCCAAGCGCTCAAAAAATATCCATTGGTCAATGCCATGTTCACGGGTGACTCTATTATCACAAGGCCCTATTTTGATTTGTCCATTGCCGTAAGCACCGAACGTGGTTTGGTTGTGCCCGTGATGCGTGATGTTGACAAAATGAATCTGGCTCAATTTGAGTTAAAGCTTGCCGAACTTTCCCAAAAAGCCAAGGACGGCAAACTTTCCATTCCAGAAATGACGGGAGGCACATTCACCATTACCAACGGGGGAGTTTTTGGCTCACTAGTTTCAACTCCCATTTTAAACATGCCTCAGTCAGGTATTTTGGGATTACACAAAACCGAAAAACGTCCAGTGGTCAAAGACGATCAGATTGTGATTCGGGACATGATGTATGTCGCCCTTTCCTATGACCACCGCATTATTGACGGGCGCGATGCCGTTTTGTTTTTAGTGGCCGTTAAAGAAGCCATTGAAAATGTGGAAACCCTTGTTTCATGGAAGGAGATTTTGTGAGTTACGATCTAGTTGTCATTGGTTCAGGCCCTGGGGGATATGTGGCCAGTATTCGTGCGGCCCAATTGGGAATGAAGGTTTTGTGTGTTGAAAAAGAGGCGAGTTTTGGAGGTACTTGTTTGAATGTGGGGTGCATTCCCAGTAAGGCGCTTCTTGAATCAAGCGACCATTTTTTTAAAATAAAAAATGAATGGAAGGAGCATGGGATTAATGCTTCAGAAGTAACACTTGGTTTTGATGTCATGCAGGCCCGAAAAAATAAAATTGTCACCCAGCTTACAGGTGGCATTCGCATGTTACTCAAAAAAAATAAGGTTGAATCAAAAACAGGGACAGCGTGCATCAATAAAGACAAGTCGGTGACCATCACTTCAGGAAATTCCAAAGAAACTGTTCAGGCCAAAAATATCATCATTGCCACGGGAAGTGTTCCGACAAGTCTTCCTCATTTACCCATCGACCAAAAAACAATTCTGGATTCGACCGGGGCTTTGGCCCTTCAAAGCATTCCGGAAAAATTTGTGGTTGTGGGCGGGGGTGCCATTGGTTTGGAAATGGGTTCTGTGTATGCCCGCCTGGGAAGCCAGGTGACGGTGATTGAAGCCACAGATCGCATCATTCCTACGATGGATGCCGACTTAAGCCGTGGATTGATGAGTGCTTTGCAAAAGCAGGGGATGAAGTTTAAACTCGACACAAAAATTAAAGAACTTACTCTTGTCCCCTCGATCCCTCGACTTCGCTCGGGAACCACTCTGCTCGGGGACCCTGAGCGGAGTCGAAGGGTTGAAGTAATTTATGAAACAGCCGGTAAAGAGGAAAAAATGGAAGCAGAAGCTGTTCTTATTTCAATTGGTCGCAAACCAAATACCGAAGGATTGGGCTGTGAAGAAGCTGGCATCCAAAAAGATGCCAAGGGATTTATTGTCGTGGATGACCATTATCAAACCAGTCTTCCCAATATCTATGCCATTGGCGATGTGATTGGCGGGGCCATGCTTGCCCACAAGGCCTCTGAAGAAGGGGTGGCCCTTGTTGAGACTCTTTCCGGGCATGCTGGCCATGTGAATTATTTTGCCATCCCCAGTGTGGTATATACCAACCCCGAGGTGGCAAGCGTTGGTTTTGATGAAGAGGAACTCAAAGCCAAGGGTGTGCAATATAAAAAATCGAAATTTCCTTTTGCAGCCAATGGGCGTGCCTTGAGCATGGGATTTAAAGAAGGTTTTGTGAAAATGCTTGCTGATGTAAAAACCGATCGACTATTGGGCGTGCATATTTTGGCCCCCCATGCTTCCGATCTTATTGCTGAGATGGTTTTAGCTCTTGAATATTCGGCCTCCACTGAAGATGTAGCTCGTACCATCCATGCCCATCCCACACTTTCTGAGGCTCTTAAAGAAGGGGCACTTGGGCTTGGAAGCGGGACCATCCATTCATAATTTTATTTTTTGAATTTATTGTGGGAGATCTACTTGGACTC
This portion of the Deltaproteobacteria bacterium GWA2_45_12 genome encodes:
- a CDS encoding 3-deoxy-7-phosphoheptulonate synthase; protein product: MNQDRLVINTNISGFEPIPTPAEVKKLLPATKKVLDHVLKSRTAIQDILDGKDKRHFIVVGPCSIHDTKAAIEYAEKLKELAKKVENTFLLAMRVYFEKPRTTVGWKGLINDPYLDDSFHLEKGIKIARKLLLKLNSMGLATATEALDPITPQYLAELISWSAIGARTTESQTHREMASGLSMPVGIKNGTDGSIKIAINALKSVRMPHHFLGINQAGKISKFSTKGNKYAHIVLRGGNGKPNYDAASIAACEKELEANGLRKNIVVDCSHDNSNKDHTLQPRVLEDCIAQIKNGNQSIVGFMMESFLFEGTQNIPEDLSQLKYGVSVTDKCMGWESTEKCLLEAAQKLKR
- a CDS encoding glycerol kinase, which gives rise to MNDLILSIDQGTTGTTVLILDKHLNLLAKKNNEFTQHYPQPGWVEHDAEEIWASTTKTIGEALQLASIDGNRIACIGITNQRETTTIWNRHTHTPIHRSIVWQDRRTAPFCEKLKKQGKAPKVRSKTGLVLDPYFSGTKIRWLLDNVPGAKKEALEGHLAFGTIDTWLLWKLTNGASHATDPSNACRTLLLNLKTLKWDEELLKLFGIPSSLLPEIKPNASPFGVTKNVPGLPDGIPISGMAGDQQSALFGQACFDVGEAKCTYGTGSFLLMNVGTKPVYSKKGLLTSVAWQLGNKITYALEGSSFIAGAAVQWLRDGLKIINSSSEIENLAASVPDNGGVYFVPALAGLGAPYWNPHARGMICGLTRGATKAHLARATLEGIAFQQLDILEIMQKDSGKKCKALKVDGGACANNLMMQFQADILGTKIVRPQTIETTALGAAFLAGLGVGLWKSQEEIRQSWKQDHIFEPQIPKAKRESLKKKWQEVVKKA
- a CDS encoding 2-oxoglutarate dehydrogenase E1 component, producing the protein MQDYLNSANAAYIDTLFDEYQNNPEQLDPTWKSFFDGLSFCEDKPEVIHTEGELHDRLEFEVKVLKLIQAYRDFGYVIADINPLERNPRTHPLLHLGAFGLNESDFDRECRVGAYFGLGVRRLDEILYLLKQAYCSPVTVELSHIDDPYCREWIQKKVESKILLQPILPDLQKKVLKKLTEAEVFENFIHKNFIGQKRFSIEGTDALIPMLDYLIEYAANRGADEIILCMSHRGRLNVLANIFLKDLKVMFAEFAGQLLQTNIISGDGDVKYHMGYSSEVATSRGRKVHLSLSHNPSHLEAVNAVAMGATRSKQKLKNDINKTRTIAVMIHGDAAFSGQGSVYELLTMSELPGYTIGGAVHIIVNNQIGFTTTPAEYRSQPQATDVAKMLEIPIFRVNADEPELALKCISLALDYRYTFKRDVVIDLLGYRRYGHNESDEPEFTQPVVYKAINQHPRVRQIYAEKLIREKVVSQEEVDALFQTSWKACEEAHLASKKAKVPPPKQAFGKRWTHLNSPPLGEKFFKPLKTGLPIENLIQLGGQLIQIPARFHLHKKFERFNQGRREMLEAKKGLDFGFAESLAFATLLTEGIPVRLVGQDTQRGTFSHRHAVFHDINDGHEYTPLNHLKARRADVEIINSLLSEYAALGFEFGQSLANPNKLTLWEAQFGDFANGAQIIIDQFVTSSAIKWQRYSGLVMLLPHGYEGQGSEHSSGRLERFLQACAQNNIQVCNLTTPAQYFHVLRLQIKRKFRLPLIIMTPKSLLRHSQASSPLSDLEKGSFEEIIDEADNELKAQRVILCSGKIYYELMAERKNHPKNKTAIIRVEQFYPFHELKMKGILKRYKKTKKIIWCQEEPKNMGGFYFMKNVLEPLLGSSELKYVGRSERASPADGHVHLHQKEQLRIVREALGM